Sequence from the bacterium genome:
CTGTCCTTATAAATGCCATTGTGTCATTACTCCTTTATTTATTTCTTATTAAGAATAATAATAACATTTTAAGGACAATTTGTCAAGTAATATTTTCTCTCTTTTTACATTTTATTGTCACTCACTTTTTTGTAATTTTTACCTCCCCATACCCCTCAATCCCTTATAAATACAAGAAATTCTACTTTCGCTACCACCAATTTCGCCAAGTTTCTGTTGAAGTTGGGTTACTAATCGTTGTATAGAATATATATTTTTCCCTTTTAATGAGAAAAAGGATATTTTTCTTTTTTATCTTTGATGTCATCTTTTTTAGCTCATTAAGCGAGATTATTTCTTTCCTATCCATTTCCTTTATAATATCACCCCTTCTTATTCCTCCTTCATCTGCTTTGCTCCCTTGCAAAATATTAGAGACAAGAACACCTTTTTCATCAGGAGAAAGACCAAATTCTTCTTTTATAGCTTCTGTCAAATCCTGAAGGCTCATCCCAAGCCATTCAAAAACGCCGCTATCTTTTGTTTCTTCTTTGCCTTCTTCAGGCATCTTTTCCAATTTTACCCTTAGTGTAATTCTATTCCCTTCCCTTACAAGAGAAATCTCTACCTCCTTTCCAACGCCCTTGTTTAGAACCTTCTGTTGCAATTCCTTGCTTGTCTTTACCCCTTCATTGTCTATTGCTATGATAATATCTCCCCTCTTTATTCCTACCTTCTCAGCCGGGCTATTCTTCATAACCTCTGATACCAAAACACCGCTTTTAACATCAAGACCCATAGATTCTATAATTTCTGGTGTTAAATCCTGAATATAGATTCCAAGCCAGGCACGAATGACCTTTCCATGCTCAATAAGGTCGCCGATTATCTTTTTTGCCATATTTATTGGTATAGCAAAGCCTATTCCCTGTGCCTGACCAACAATGGCTGTGTTTATTCCTATAACCTCTCCCCTTATATTCACCAGAGGACCACCAGAGTTTCCAGGGTTTATAGAGGCATCTGTCTGAATGAAATTCTCATATTCTGCAATATGTAAGGTTCTTTCCTTTGCACTAATTACACCTATTGTTACTGTATGGTTAAAGCCAAATGGGTTTCCAATGGCAATTGCCCATGAGCCAACCCTTGCCTTATCAGAATCTCCAAGCTTTGCAGATGGTAAGCCATTTGAATCTATCTTTATCAAGGCGAGGTCTGTCTTTGGGTCAGAACCAACAACCTTTGCGTCAAATTTTCTTCCATCAAGGAGGGTTACCTTTATCTTTGTAGCATCCTTTATCATATGATAGTTTGTAAGGATATAGCCCTTTTCATTAACAATAAAGCCAGAGCCTAGTGATTGCTGGGTATATTCCCTTTCTTTCTCTCTTGGAAAGAAATCCTTGAAGAAATCATCAAAGAATGGGTCTCTAAATCCAAAATCACCGAATGGGTTAAATGGCCTTACCTTTACCTTTATTTCTGTGCTTAAGTTAACAACACAGGGCTTTACTGCTTCTGCTACAGAAACAAAGGCATCCTCTAATGTAATAAGGCTTTCTATCTTTTCTTCCCTTTGTCCATTTGCAGGCTTTGGCTTTAATGGATTAAGACCTGTGCCAATAATGAAAAGAAAAAGAACAATCAGCCCTCCATATAAATATTTTTTCATCTTCTCCCTCCATAAATATCTTTTTCTTTGCGAGAAATTTTATATATACACACCTTCTTTTCTTTGTCATCTACCATATATAATATACGGTAATCTTTTCGTGCTACTATACGATAGCTATCTTCTTTACCCATAATCTTTTACACCCAATTGATCGGGGATTAAAAGGCAGATTTCTAATCTTCTCATCTATTGCAACTATTATATTTTTAGGAATATTTCTTATTTCTCTTTCTACATTCTCTGTGATAAATACCTCATACATTACAAAGGTTGCAACAACCCCTCTTTTATCAATTCCTCTCTAAATTCAGAATAAGGTCTAAACTTTGGGTTTTTTTTCTTTTCTTCATATAAGGCTAAATTATCTTCTAATTCCTCTATATATCCTTGAATCTTCTGATAATCCTTTAACGATAAAAGAACTACCGGCTCTTTAACCATAAAGCTACCTACAGACATATTTACCTCTTATAAATCCCAAGATATTCCTTCATACTCCTCTTCCAGGAGAAATCCTCTTTCATTCCATCCTTTACCATTTTAGCCCAGGCTTTTTTGTCAGAGAATATATTATAAGCCCTTTGTATTGCAGAGAGAAGCTCCTCTTTTGTATGATTTTCAAAAACAAAGCCATTTTCTTCCTCCCTTATTGTATCAGCCAAACCCCCGGTTTTTCTAACAATTGGAATTGTTCCATATCTTAAGGCTATCATCTGGGTTAATCCGCAAGGCTCATAGCGAGAAGGGATAAGAAAGGCATCGCATCCTCCGTAAATCATCCTTGCCAGCTTATCGTCAAATTTAATATTTATGCCTATCTTTTTCTTGTATTTTTTAGCCATCTCTTCAAGTAGCCTGTGGTATTTTTCCTCCCCTGTTCCAAGTAGGACAAGCTGAATTCCCATATTCATAATATCATCTATAGCAGATGATGTTATATCAAGCCCCTTTTGGTCACACAGCCTTGTTGTCATTCCAATTAGGAATATATCCTTATCCTCTACTAACTTATTCTTTTTCTGCAAAGAGAGCTTGTTTAAAACCTTATCCTTTATATTCTTCTGGCTATAATTAAATATTGCCTTGTCTGTTTCTGGATTCCATTCATCGTTGTCTATTCCATTTAGAATTCCAAACAAACCCTCTTTCCTGCTCCTTAATACACCATCCATTCCAAAGCCATATTCTTCTGTTTGTATCTGTTGTGCATAGGTTGGGCTTACGGTTGTAATATAGTCAGAATAGACAAGACCTGCCTTTAGAAATGAAAATTTTCCCCAATACTCAAGCCTTTCGTAATGCCATTCATTATCAGAAAACCCGGCAAGGTATAATGTCTCCTTTGGAAATATACCCTGATAGCCAAGGTTATGAACAGTAAGGATGCTTTTTATTCCCCGATACTCATTATTAAGCTTTATATAGACAGGAATAAGCCCTGCTTGCCAATCATGACAATGGATGACATCTGGGTTTAGATTAAGCTCTTTTATTGCCTTTAATACAGCGAGATTAAAAAGGATAAACCTCCTGTCATTATCGGGATAATCACCTTCTGGTGTGCTATAAAGATAATCCCTAGAAAAGTATTTTGGGCTGTCTACAAGAAATACAGGAAAGCCAAGGTTTTCTGTTATCTCAATAGAGACAGCCTCTTCATCCCCTCCAATCTTAATAGAAAAATCTATTACCTTTTTTCTCTTTTTTGCCACCTTCTCAACAACCCTGTGTTTTGGAAGGAATGCACAAACATCCTCCTTTTTTGAAAGCTCCTTTAAAAGGGCTCCACAAACATCAGCCAGACCACCTGTTTTGGCATAAGGCACCATCTCTGGCGTTGCAAAAACTATCTTCATCTCTTTTTCCTCCTTAAATTTTTGTATTCCTTGGGATAGCAACAATCCCCTTTTCTGTTACAAAAAACCTTTTTTTATCCTCTTCTTCATCATAACCAATTATTGTATTTGGAGAGATAGAGCAATTTTTGTCTATAATTGCCCTTTTTATCTTTGAATACCTTCCAATCTCTGTATTTTCCATTATTACGCTTTCCCTTACATCTGTCCAGCTATGCACCTTTACATAGGATGAGATTATTGACCTTTCAACCCTTCCACCACTTATTATAGCCCCTGGGCAGATAAGGGAGTCAATGGCTATTCCTATTCTTTTCTGTTCCTCGTTTGCAAATACAGTCTTTGCCGGTGGTGCTGGCTCATAGTATGTCCGAATCGGCCATCCCTTATCATAAAGGTTAAATATTGGGTTGACTGAGACTAAATCCATACTTGCCTCGTAATATGCATCAAGGGTTCCAATGTCCCTCCAGTATAACACCTCCTTCTTATTTTCGTCAATAAATGGATAGGCATAAATATTTGCATCTTGCTTTACACAAGAGGGAAGAATATCTTTTCCAAAATCGTGTTTTGTGTTTTTCTTTGCATCATCTTCTAATATTTTTTCAAGAAATCTCCTATTAAATAAGTATATGCCCATTGAGGCATAAAATGAGGGAAGTTTTTCGGTAAAAGACCTCTCTGGTTTTTCGTAGAAGGAGGTTATTTTATTATTTTTGTCTGTTTCTATAATTCCATATTGGTCTGCCATATCAAGAGAAACAGGAAGGGCACCTACGGTTACATCTGCTTTTTTTTCAAGGTGATGGTCAATCATCTTTCCATAGTCCATCTTATAGATATGGTCTCCTGCAAGGATAAGGATAAACTCAGGGTCTTCCCGGTCAACAAAGTATATATTCTGGTATATTGCATCG
This genomic interval carries:
- a CDS encoding Do family serine endopeptidase, which gives rise to MKKYLYGGLIVLFLFIIGTGLNPLKPKPANGQREEKIESLITLEDAFVSVAEAVKPCVVNLSTEIKVKVRPFNPFGDFGFRDPFFDDFFKDFFPREKEREYTQQSLGSGFIVNEKGYILTNYHMIKDATKIKVTLLDGRKFDAKVVGSDPKTDLALIKIDSNGLPSAKLGDSDKARVGSWAIAIGNPFGFNHTVTIGVISAKERTLHIAEYENFIQTDASINPGNSGGPLVNIRGEVIGINTAIVGQAQGIGFAIPINMAKKIIGDLIEHGKVIRAWLGIYIQDLTPEIIESMGLDVKSGVLVSEVMKNSPAEKVGIKRGDIIIAIDNEGVKTSKELQQKVLNKGVGKEVEISLVREGNRITLRVKLEKMPEEGKEETKDSGVFEWLGMSLQDLTEAIKEEFGLSPDEKGVLVSNILQGSKADEGGIRRGDIIKEMDRKEIISLNELKKMTSKIKKKNILFLIKREKYIFYTTISNPTSTETWRNWW
- the glgA gene encoding glycogen synthase GlgA, translating into MKIVFATPEMVPYAKTGGLADVCGALLKELSKKEDVCAFLPKHRVVEKVAKKRKKVIDFSIKIGGDEEAVSIEITENLGFPVFLVDSPKYFSRDYLYSTPEGDYPDNDRRFILFNLAVLKAIKELNLNPDVIHCHDWQAGLIPVYIKLNNEYRGIKSILTVHNLGYQGIFPKETLYLAGFSDNEWHYERLEYWGKFSFLKAGLVYSDYITTVSPTYAQQIQTEEYGFGMDGVLRSRKEGLFGILNGIDNDEWNPETDKAIFNYSQKNIKDKVLNKLSLQKKNKLVEDKDIFLIGMTTRLCDQKGLDITSSAIDDIMNMGIQLVLLGTGEEKYHRLLEEMAKKYKKKIGINIKFDDKLARMIYGGCDAFLIPSRYEPCGLTQMIALRYGTIPIVRKTGGLADTIREEENGFVFENHTKEELLSAIQRAYNIFSDKKAWAKMVKDGMKEDFSWKRSMKEYLGIYKR
- the glgC gene encoding glucose-1-phosphate adenylyltransferase; translation: MIKRKVLTFVLAGGKGERLHPLTRDRAKPGVPFGGIYRIIDFTLSNCINSGLRKIYVLIQYKSYSLMRHLMMGWDFFDRELGEFIEILPAQMRVSNDWYQGTADAIYQNIYFVDREDPEFILILAGDHIYKMDYGKMIDHHLEKKADVTVGALPVSLDMADQYGIIETDKNNKITSFYEKPERSFTEKLPSFYASMGIYLFNRRFLEKILEDDAKKNTKHDFGKDILPSCVKQDANIYAYPFIDENKKEVLYWRDIGTLDAYYEASMDLVSVNPIFNLYDKGWPIRTYYEPAPPAKTVFANEEQKRIGIAIDSLICPGAIISGGRVERSIISSYVKVHSWTDVRESVIMENTEIGRYSKIKRAIIDKNCSISPNTIIGYDEEEDKKRFFVTEKGIVAIPRNTKI